From Mannheimia pernigra, one genomic window encodes:
- the fdnG gene encoding formate dehydrogenase-N subunit alpha, with the protein MQISRRKFFKVCAGGMASTSAAMLGFAPTAALAAPREYKLLRAKETRQTCTYCAVGCGMLMYSLGGQAMNSKGKLFHIEGDPDHPVSRGALCPKGAGALDYVNSDRRVHYPEVREPGSSEWKRISWHEAIERISRHIKDDRDANFIEKNIEGTPVNHWLTAGFLAGSACSNETGLLTQKWVRSLGMVFTDNQASIUHGPTVASLAPSFGRGAMTNHWVDIKNSDLVIVMGGNAAEAHPVGFRWAIEAKKQNGAKLMVVDPRFNRSAAVADIYMPLRSGTDITFLLGAINYLLKNDKIQHEYVKHYTNATFLIHEGFKFEDGLFTGYDEATRTYKDRSTWTYQMDEEGNPLRDMSLQDPRCVLNMLREHVSRYTPEMVERITGTPQKDFLIFCEEIAKTSAPDKAATFLYALGWTQHTVGSQNIRSMAMIQLLCGNIGVSGGGVNALRGHSNVQGITDLGLFPARLPAYLPLPSETDVSLEAFLTRITPKAMGADQVNYWVNAPKFFISMMKSFYGDNATAENEFGFHYLPKLQKGGIDHFRFIEQMYEGKINGYFCQGMNPVASYPNSQKIIKALSNLKYLVIFDPLITDTSEFWKNHGEFNNVNSAEIQTEVFRLPTTCFAEEDGSIANSGRWLQWHWKAADAPHEAKPDVDILSEIRAELIHLYHKEGGKAPLEPLEAMTWNYANPLEPKAEEIAKENNGYALADVKDANGNILVKQGELLSSFGQMRDDGTTSGGCWIYTGQWTQRGNQMANRDNSDPSGLGNTLGWAFSWPANRRILYNRASADLSGKPWNPKRQLVKWNGKNWNYIDVADFGTAPPNSPTMPFTMQPEGVSGLFVRERMIDGPFPEHYEPLETPIGTNPLHPNVIYSPVARILPTDKEDLGTSDEFPYVGTTYRLTEHFHYWTKNVLLNVIAQPEQFVEISEKLAEEKGIKNGDKVRVWSKRGEIKAVAVVTKRIRSLVSDGKPIHTIGIPIHWGFAATTGAKKGYFANNLTVRSGDPSSNTPESKCMLLNIERIGG; encoded by the coding sequence ATGCAGATCTCAAGACGTAAGTTCTTTAAGGTCTGTGCAGGTGGAATGGCAAGCACTTCTGCTGCAATGTTAGGTTTTGCACCAACAGCAGCATTAGCAGCCCCTCGCGAATATAAGCTCTTAAGAGCGAAAGAAACTCGCCAAACCTGTACTTACTGTGCTGTAGGCTGCGGAATGCTAATGTATTCTTTAGGCGGACAAGCAATGAATAGTAAAGGGAAACTTTTCCATATTGAAGGCGATCCTGACCATCCTGTTAGCCGTGGTGCATTATGTCCTAAAGGAGCAGGCGCGTTAGACTATGTAAATAGTGACCGCCGTGTACATTATCCTGAGGTGCGAGAGCCTGGCTCAAGCGAATGGAAACGAATTTCTTGGCATGAGGCTATTGAACGTATTTCTCGCCACATTAAAGACGACCGTGATGCTAACTTTATTGAAAAAAATATAGAAGGTACACCAGTTAATCACTGGTTAACCGCTGGCTTCTTAGCAGGTTCTGCCTGTAGTAACGAAACTGGTTTATTAACCCAAAAATGGGTTCGCTCTCTCGGTATGGTATTTACCGATAACCAAGCGAGTATCTGACACGGACCAACGGTAGCAAGTCTTGCTCCATCATTTGGTCGCGGTGCGATGACCAACCACTGGGTTGATATTAAAAACTCTGATCTCGTTATTGTTATGGGCGGTAACGCCGCTGAAGCTCACCCTGTAGGTTTCCGCTGGGCAATTGAAGCGAAAAAACAAAATGGTGCTAAGTTAATGGTGGTAGATCCACGCTTTAACCGAAGTGCTGCGGTGGCTGATATCTATATGCCATTACGTTCAGGTACGGATATTACGTTCCTACTAGGTGCGATAAACTATTTGTTAAAAAACGATAAAATTCAACACGAATATGTTAAACACTATACCAATGCAACTTTCTTAATACACGAAGGCTTCAAATTCGAAGACGGTCTATTTACTGGCTATGATGAAGCTACGCGTACCTATAAAGATAGATCTACTTGGACTTACCAAATGGATGAAGAAGGCAATCCGTTAAGAGATATGAGCCTTCAAGATCCTCGTTGCGTACTGAATATGCTACGTGAACACGTTTCTCGCTATACGCCAGAAATGGTTGAGCGTATTACAGGCACACCACAAAAAGATTTCTTGATTTTCTGTGAAGAAATTGCGAAAACCTCTGCTCCAGATAAAGCAGCTACTTTCCTTTATGCGTTAGGTTGGACACAACATACCGTTGGTTCGCAAAATATCCGTTCTATGGCGATGATCCAGCTATTGTGCGGTAACATCGGTGTGTCGGGTGGTGGCGTAAACGCATTACGTGGTCACTCAAACGTGCAAGGTATTACTGATTTAGGTTTATTCCCAGCACGGCTTCCAGCTTACTTACCACTGCCTAGCGAAACCGATGTTTCATTAGAAGCATTCTTAACACGTATTACACCGAAAGCAATGGGAGCAGACCAGGTCAACTATTGGGTAAATGCACCGAAATTCTTCATCAGTATGATGAAATCATTCTATGGCGATAACGCAACCGCTGAAAACGAGTTTGGTTTCCACTATCTGCCGAAGTTACAAAAAGGGGGCATCGACCACTTCCGTTTCATTGAGCAAATGTATGAAGGCAAAATCAATGGTTACTTCTGTCAAGGTATGAACCCTGTTGCCTCTTACCCGAACTCACAGAAAATTATCAAAGCGTTAAGTAATTTGAAATATTTAGTCATTTTTGACCCGCTTATTACCGATACGTCTGAATTCTGGAAAAACCACGGCGAGTTCAATAATGTAAATTCTGCAGAAATCCAAACTGAAGTATTCCGTTTACCAACAACTTGCTTCGCAGAAGAAGATGGTTCTATTGCAAACTCAGGTCGTTGGCTACAGTGGCACTGGAAAGCGGCTGATGCTCCACACGAAGCAAAACCAGATGTTGATATCTTGTCTGAAATTCGAGCGGAGTTAATCCACCTCTATCATAAAGAAGGTGGTAAAGCACCGCTAGAACCACTCGAAGCGATGACCTGGAACTACGCAAATCCGTTAGAGCCGAAAGCAGAGGAAATTGCAAAAGAAAATAACGGTTATGCCTTAGCTGATGTTAAAGATGCTAATGGCAATATTCTTGTTAAACAAGGCGAATTACTTTCAAGCTTTGGTCAAATGCGTGATGATGGTACAACCTCTGGTGGGTGTTGGATCTATACTGGTCAATGGACTCAAAGAGGTAACCAAATGGCTAATCGTGATAATTCAGATCCATCTGGTTTGGGTAACACCTTAGGCTGGGCATTTTCATGGCCTGCAAACCGTCGTATTCTTTATAACCGTGCTTCAGCAGATTTAAGCGGTAAGCCGTGGAACCCAAAACGTCAATTAGTGAAATGGAATGGTAAAAACTGGAACTATATTGATGTTGCTGACTTCGGTACTGCACCTCCAAACTCTCCAACAATGCCATTTACTATGCAACCAGAGGGAGTATCTGGTTTATTCGTGCGTGAGCGTATGATTGATGGCCCATTCCCAGAACATTATGAGCCATTAGAAACACCAATCGGCACTAACCCATTACATCCTAATGTAATTTACAGCCCTGTTGCTCGTATTTTACCAACGGATAAAGAGGATTTAGGTACAAGTGATGAATTCCCATACGTTGGTACCACTTATCGTTTAACCGAACATTTCCACTATTGGACGAAAAATGTGCTTCTCAACGTGATTGCTCAACCAGAGCAATTTGTTGAAATCAGCGAGAAATTAGCTGAAGAAAAAGGCATTAAAAATGGTGATAAAGTCCGTGTTTGGTCTAAACGTGGCGAAATTAAAGCGGTTGCAGTAGTGACTAAACGTATTCGCTCATTAGTGTCTGACGGCAAGCCAATTCATACGATCGGTAT
- the fdhD gene encoding formate dehydrogenase accessory sulfurtransferase FdhD, whose translation MNKITKIEVKKLLFLTTGLEKQYCEDNLISEVPVALVYNGISHTVMMATPSDLDDFALGFSLAEGILNAPQELYGLDIIEQEQGIEIQLEISTRQFVELKEKRRSMAGRTGCGICGVEQLEQVHQSCKIVKKNNRLQGVNPLILAYCLAQLENAQSLSKETGASHAAAFFSIDGTLLAIREDVGRHVALDKLIGWYAKAGFPNGFVFVTSRASFEMVQKCLAVGIEMLCAISATTEMATKMARDNQFTLLAFARKGKATIYSGAERLFLK comes from the coding sequence GTGAATAAGATCACAAAAATAGAGGTTAAAAAATTATTATTCTTAACAACTGGGCTGGAAAAGCAATATTGTGAGGATAATTTGATTTCAGAAGTACCCGTTGCGCTAGTTTATAATGGGATTTCGCATACAGTTATGATGGCAACGCCTTCAGATTTAGACGACTTTGCGTTAGGTTTTTCTTTGGCAGAGGGAATTTTGAATGCCCCACAAGAGCTATATGGGCTAGATATTATTGAGCAAGAACAGGGAATAGAAATTCAGCTCGAAATTTCTACGCGTCAATTCGTAGAATTAAAAGAGAAACGCCGTTCAATGGCTGGGCGAACAGGCTGCGGAATTTGTGGTGTTGAGCAATTAGAGCAAGTCCATCAAAGTTGCAAAATTGTTAAAAAAAATAACCGCTTGCAGGGCGTTAATCCGCTAATTTTAGCATATTGTTTAGCACAACTAGAAAATGCTCAATCTTTATCAAAGGAGACGGGAGCAAGCCACGCGGCCGCCTTTTTCAGTATTGATGGAACATTGTTGGCTATTCGTGAAGATGTTGGGCGGCACGTTGCCTTAGATAAGTTGATTGGCTGGTATGCTAAAGCAGGTTTCCCTAATGGTTTTGTCTTTGTGACCAGTCGAGCGAGTTTTGAAATGGTGCAAAAATGTTTGGCAGTGGGGATTGAAATGTTATGTGCGATTTCTGCTACTACAGAAATGGCGACTAAAATGGCTCGTGATAATCAATTCACTTTATTAGCTTTTGCTCGCAAGGGGAAAGCCACAATTTATTCAGGCGCGGAGAGATTGTTTCTTAAATAG